A stretch of Myxococcus hansupus DNA encodes these proteins:
- the uraH gene encoding hydroxyisourate hydrolase has protein sequence MSTLSTHVLDTNRGRPASGVPITLELQGGAGEWKELARGVTNDDGRVRDFLPQGSRVETGVYRMTFDTGAYFRALGVRGFYPSVTVLFELTAPDEHYHVPLLLSPFGYSTYRGS, from the coding sequence ATGAGCACCCTGTCCACCCATGTCCTCGACACGAACCGGGGCCGTCCGGCGTCCGGTGTTCCCATCACCCTGGAGCTGCAAGGGGGCGCGGGGGAATGGAAGGAGCTGGCACGCGGCGTCACCAACGACGACGGCCGCGTGCGCGACTTCCTGCCCCAGGGCTCGCGCGTGGAGACTGGCGTCTACCGGATGACCTTCGACACCGGGGCGTACTTCCGGGCGCTCGGCGTGCGCGGCTTCTATCCGTCGGTCACGGTGCTCTTCGAACTCACCGCGCCGGACGAGCACTACCACGTCCCGCTGCTGCTGAGCCCGTTCGGCTATTCCACGTACCGCGGAAGCTGA
- a CDS encoding S1 family peptidase — MKHGGGRRWWVVGVGAAVLSACQTSDETRLALEDVAAATVTLEPGHCAGVVVEDGRHVLTAAHCVQPQDRRVTLSLLDGSQLEGGYVHVDRGRDMAIIRLDTRAPVRPLEVAAAMPTPGAPLVFVGRNDRPGPPQDALLERLAPCPSLPDVPAALFTTVRGRPGDSGAPLVDAQLQVVGLVHGGAACRIAAPTSGMAEVVARLAHKRPALARKAPPPPR, encoded by the coding sequence ATGAAACACGGGGGCGGGAGGCGGTGGTGGGTGGTCGGCGTGGGCGCGGCGGTGCTGTCGGCCTGTCAGACCTCGGATGAGACACGCCTGGCCCTGGAGGACGTCGCCGCGGCCACGGTGACGCTGGAGCCGGGCCACTGCGCTGGCGTGGTGGTGGAGGACGGACGCCATGTGCTGACGGCCGCGCACTGCGTCCAGCCGCAGGACCGCCGCGTGACGCTGTCGCTCCTCGATGGGAGCCAGCTCGAAGGCGGCTACGTCCACGTCGACCGGGGCCGGGACATGGCCATCATCCGCTTGGACACCCGCGCGCCGGTGCGTCCGCTCGAGGTCGCCGCGGCCATGCCCACGCCGGGCGCGCCGCTGGTCTTCGTGGGCCGCAACGACCGCCCGGGCCCGCCGCAAGACGCCCTGCTGGAGCGGCTGGCCCCCTGCCCTTCGCTGCCGGATGTGCCCGCGGCGCTCTTCACCACCGTCCGGGGCCGGCCGGGTGACTCCGGGGCGCCGTTGGTGGACGCCCAACTGCAGGTGGTGGGACTGGTGCATGGCGGCGCGGCGTGCCGCATCGCCGCGCCCACGTCGGGAATGGCCGAGGTGGTGGCGCGGCTCGCCCACAAACGCCCCGCCTTGGCGAGAAAGGCCCCGCCCCCGCCCCGCTAG
- a CDS encoding DUF488 domain-containing protein translates to MIQLKRAYEAASRTDGRRFLVERLWPRGVRKTALPLDAWMKDAAPSTALRKWFGHDPARWPEFRRRYAAELAAHPSVWQPILEAARHGTVTLVYSAHDTEHNNAAALQQFLEDARDAAPEKPPRTSRRPKPRHHA, encoded by the coding sequence ATGATTCAACTCAAGCGGGCCTACGAAGCAGCGAGCCGCACGGACGGACGGCGCTTCCTGGTGGAGCGGCTGTGGCCGCGGGGCGTCCGCAAGACGGCGCTTCCCCTGGATGCCTGGATGAAGGACGCAGCGCCCAGCACGGCGCTGCGGAAGTGGTTTGGCCACGACCCGGCGCGGTGGCCCGAGTTCCGCCGCCGATACGCGGCCGAGCTCGCGGCCCATCCCTCGGTGTGGCAACCCATCCTCGAGGCCGCCCGGCACGGCACGGTGACGCTCGTCTACAGCGCCCACGACACCGAGCACAACAACGCGGCCGCCTTGCAGCAGTTCCTCGAAGACGCGCGGGATGCCGCGCCCGAGAAGCCGCCGCGAACCTCACGGCGGCCCAAGCCGCGTCACCACGCCTGA
- a CDS encoding response regulator transcription factor codes for MKPKVLIVENSWTMRETLRLLLSGEFDCTTAADGESGLAQALAHRPDVLLSDVNMDGMDGYALCGRFRAEPTLKHIPVIFVSGYAPRTDGPPDQPVPDAYLVKPVKPPVLIAQIHALLRRENAAAPTVATPQSVWKT; via the coding sequence GTGAAGCCGAAGGTCCTCATCGTCGAGAACTCATGGACGATGCGGGAGACGCTCCGTCTCCTGCTCTCCGGTGAGTTCGATTGCACCACGGCGGCGGACGGCGAGTCCGGGCTCGCGCAGGCCCTGGCCCACCGCCCGGACGTGCTCCTCTCCGACGTGAACATGGACGGCATGGACGGCTACGCGCTGTGCGGCCGGTTCCGCGCCGAGCCCACGCTCAAGCACATCCCCGTCATCTTCGTCAGCGGCTACGCGCCGCGCACGGACGGGCCGCCGGACCAGCCCGTGCCGGATGCATACCTCGTCAAGCCGGTGAAGCCGCCCGTGCTCATCGCCCAGATTCACGCGCTGCTGCGCCGCGAGAACGCCGCCGCGCCCACCGTCGCCACGCCGCAGTCCGTGTGGAAGACCTGA
- the pruA gene encoding L-glutamate gamma-semialdehyde dehydrogenase, protein MINAHTRVPPPKNEPVLSYAPGTSERRELQAALKRMSGEQVDIPVIIGGKHIRTGKTDTVRMPHNHQHVLATLHEADASHVEQAIQSALSVKEEWARMPFQSRAAIFLRAAELLASRYRPIMNAATMLGQSKTAHQAEIDATCEAVDFLRYNVHFAEQILGWQPEAAHQTWNMTDYRPLDGFVFAVAPFNFTAIALNLATAPAIMGNVVLFKPSSTSALSAWYIMELLREAGLPDGVINMLPGDGPTVGNPVLASPHLGGIHFTGSTPTFNTMWRTVGENISRYKQYPRIVGETGGKDFIVAHPSAADDLEALAVAIVRGGFEYQGQKCSAASRVFIPESLWPKLKPRLQALISEVRMGDVSDFSNFMGAVIDEKSFKKVSSYIDLAKSDSGASIVAGGDVDRKQGWFVKPTLVQLDSPTHRILREEIFAPLVGLNVYPDAKFEETLREVDQAAAYALTGAVFARDRKAIDTALRELRHAAGNFYINDKPTGAVVGQQPFGGGRASGTNDKAGSALNMVRWTSPRTIKETFVPPVKVPYPSMDNDPNEGAR, encoded by the coding sequence GTGATCAACGCCCATACCCGCGTCCCGCCGCCGAAGAACGAGCCTGTCCTCTCCTACGCGCCCGGCACGTCCGAGCGCCGTGAGCTGCAGGCCGCGCTGAAGCGCATGTCCGGCGAGCAGGTCGACATCCCCGTCATCATCGGCGGCAAGCACATCCGCACCGGCAAGACGGACACGGTGCGCATGCCGCACAACCACCAGCACGTGCTGGCGACGCTGCACGAGGCGGACGCCAGCCACGTGGAGCAGGCCATCCAGTCCGCCCTCTCCGTCAAGGAGGAGTGGGCGCGCATGCCGTTCCAGTCGCGCGCGGCCATCTTCCTGCGCGCCGCGGAGCTGCTGGCCTCGCGCTACCGGCCCATCATGAACGCCGCCACCATGCTGGGGCAGTCCAAGACGGCCCATCAGGCGGAGATCGACGCGACGTGCGAGGCGGTGGACTTCCTCCGCTACAACGTCCATTTCGCCGAGCAGATTCTGGGCTGGCAGCCCGAGGCCGCGCACCAGACGTGGAACATGACGGACTACCGTCCGCTGGACGGCTTCGTCTTCGCGGTGGCGCCGTTCAACTTCACGGCCATTGCCCTCAACCTGGCCACCGCGCCGGCCATCATGGGCAACGTGGTGCTCTTCAAGCCGTCGTCCACGTCGGCCCTGAGTGCCTGGTACATCATGGAGCTGCTGCGCGAGGCCGGCCTGCCCGACGGCGTCATCAACATGCTGCCGGGCGACGGCCCGACGGTGGGCAACCCGGTGCTGGCCAGCCCGCACCTGGGCGGCATCCACTTCACCGGCTCCACGCCGACGTTCAACACGATGTGGCGCACGGTGGGCGAGAACATCTCCCGCTACAAGCAGTACCCGCGCATCGTCGGAGAGACGGGCGGCAAGGACTTCATCGTCGCCCACCCGTCCGCGGCGGATGACCTGGAGGCGCTCGCGGTGGCCATCGTCCGCGGCGGCTTCGAGTACCAGGGACAGAAGTGCTCGGCCGCCAGCCGCGTCTTCATCCCCGAGTCGCTGTGGCCCAAGCTCAAGCCCCGCCTCCAGGCGCTCATCAGCGAGGTCCGCATGGGCGACGTGTCGGACTTCAGCAACTTCATGGGCGCCGTCATCGACGAGAAGTCCTTCAAGAAGGTCTCCTCGTACATCGACCTGGCCAAGAGCGACAGCGGCGCCAGCATCGTGGCCGGTGGCGACGTGGACCGGAAGCAGGGCTGGTTCGTGAAGCCCACGCTGGTGCAGCTCGACAGCCCCACGCACCGCATCCTCCGCGAGGAGATTTTCGCGCCGCTCGTGGGTCTGAATGTCTACCCGGACGCGAAGTTCGAGGAGACGCTGCGCGAGGTCGACCAAGCGGCCGCCTACGCCCTCACGGGCGCGGTGTTCGCGCGCGACCGGAAGGCCATCGACACGGCGCTGCGCGAGCTGCGCCACGCGGCGGGCAACTTCTACATCAACGACAAGCCCACCGGCGCCGTCGTGGGCCAGCAGCCCTTCGGTGGTGGCCGCGCGTCTGGCACCAACGACAAGGCGGGCTCGGCCCTCAACATGGTGCGGTGGACCAGCCCCCGCACCATCAAGGAGACCTTCGTCCCGCCCGTGAAGGTGCCCTACCCCTCCATGGACAACGACCCGAACGAAGGCGCCCGCTGA
- the allB gene encoding allantoinase AllB gives MSGEQFVVRGRRVVTGEGVREAAVVVRDGKIAAVVSHAEIPAGLPVLDVGDKVVMPGVVDSHAHINEPGRTEWEGFETATRAAAAGGITTVVDMPLNSLPPTTTLEALQLKAEAARPRCHVDHAFWGGVIPGNAHELEALIDAGIAGFKCFLCPSGVDEFPHATREVLDVAMPILARRGIPLIVHAELESPVEGLTPGGDARTYRGYLESRPKRWENDAIRMMVELARVHRCRVHIVHLSSAEALPVLRDARREGLDVSVETCPHYLSFTAEEIEDGATHFKCAPPIREAENRERLWTGLAQGDIELVVSDHSPCTPALKHLERGDFGAAWGGIASLQLSLPAVWTEAKRRGLGLESLVRWMCEAPARLVGLAGVKGTLAPGADADLVVFDPDASFTVEPQRLLHRHPITPYAGRTLTGVVEMTFLRGTRIFERGQPLPRPVGHWVRRPVGSRAAA, from the coding sequence ATGAGTGGAGAGCAGTTCGTGGTGCGCGGCCGTCGCGTGGTCACGGGCGAAGGCGTGCGCGAGGCAGCCGTCGTGGTGCGCGATGGCAAAATCGCCGCGGTGGTGTCTCACGCGGAAATCCCAGCGGGGTTGCCCGTGCTGGACGTGGGCGACAAGGTGGTGATGCCGGGCGTGGTGGACAGCCATGCCCACATCAACGAGCCCGGCCGCACGGAGTGGGAGGGCTTCGAGACGGCCACGCGCGCGGCGGCCGCGGGCGGCATCACCACGGTGGTGGACATGCCGCTCAACTCACTGCCGCCCACCACCACGCTGGAGGCGCTCCAGCTCAAGGCGGAGGCGGCGCGTCCCCGCTGTCACGTGGACCACGCGTTCTGGGGCGGCGTCATCCCCGGCAACGCGCACGAACTGGAGGCGCTCATCGACGCGGGCATCGCGGGCTTCAAGTGCTTCCTGTGCCCGTCCGGCGTGGACGAGTTCCCGCACGCGACGCGCGAGGTGCTCGATGTGGCGATGCCCATCCTCGCGCGGCGGGGCATTCCGCTCATCGTCCACGCGGAGCTGGAGTCGCCGGTGGAGGGGCTCACGCCCGGAGGCGACGCGCGCACGTACCGGGGCTACCTGGAGTCGCGGCCGAAGCGCTGGGAGAACGACGCCATCCGGATGATGGTGGAGCTGGCGCGCGTGCATCGTTGCCGCGTGCACATCGTCCACCTGTCCTCGGCGGAGGCCCTGCCCGTGCTGCGCGACGCCCGGCGCGAGGGGCTCGACGTGTCGGTGGAGACGTGTCCGCACTACCTCAGCTTCACGGCGGAGGAGATTGAGGACGGCGCCACCCACTTCAAGTGCGCGCCGCCCATCCGCGAGGCGGAGAACCGCGAGCGGCTGTGGACGGGGCTGGCGCAGGGGGACATCGAGCTGGTGGTGTCGGACCACTCGCCGTGCACGCCCGCGTTGAAGCACCTGGAGCGCGGAGATTTCGGCGCGGCCTGGGGTGGCATCGCGTCGTTGCAGCTCAGCCTCCCCGCGGTCTGGACAGAGGCGAAGCGGCGCGGCCTGGGGCTGGAATCCCTGGTGCGCTGGATGTGCGAGGCTCCCGCGCGGCTGGTGGGGCTCGCGGGCGTGAAGGGGACATTGGCGCCGGGCGCGGACGCGGACCTCGTGGTGTTCGACCCGGACGCTTCATTCACCGTGGAGCCCCAGCGCCTGTTACATCGTCATCCGATAACACCCTACGCGGGTCGCACGTTGACGGGCGTGGTGGAGATGACGTTCCTGCGAGGGACGAGGATTTTCGAGCGCGGCCAGCCGTTGCCGCGTCCGGTGGGTCACTGGGTGCGCCGCCCCGTGGGTTCGCGCGCCGCTGCTTGA
- a CDS encoding FAD/NAD(P)-binding protein, which translates to MRVPSSSDESPSVPALTALEARIRKDLEQLEYPRRPWVLPRRTRDGQSVLDVLVIGGGQSGLTAAFGLMRERVTNLLVVDDCEQDLAGPWKTFARMHTLRTPKHLTGPDHNLPNLCFQAWYEAHHGEGSWEAVVRIPKELWADYLNWYRRTLAIPYRCGTRAGAIAWSAEDDCFTVPLTDTRQGTTDLVHARKVVLATGIDGSGRWEVPSVVAGLRRELYAHTRDAIDFEALRGKRVGVLGAGASAFDNASVALEQGAGEVHLFYRRKSLPNVNPYRWAEFVGFLKHHADLPDADRWRFIHRIIEMGQLPPSDTFSRARAFPQFHLHGGSPWLSAEEVDGQARISTPHGQFTFDKLIIGSGTVTDLSLRPELAGLHGDIALWKDRYMPPEGQANADLLRHPYLGAHFELQEKHPGQAPWLQGIFNFTFGCLLSLGFGGASISGMKYGLPRLVSGVTRQLYLDDREAFFASLAGYDEKEFEP; encoded by the coding sequence ATGCGCGTTCCTTCGAGCTCCGATGAGTCGCCCTCCGTCCCCGCACTCACCGCGCTGGAAGCTCGAATTCGCAAAGACCTGGAGCAGCTCGAATACCCCCGCCGTCCGTGGGTGCTGCCGCGCCGCACGCGCGACGGACAGTCCGTGCTCGACGTGCTCGTCATCGGCGGAGGACAGAGCGGGCTCACCGCCGCCTTCGGGTTGATGCGGGAGCGCGTCACGAACCTGCTCGTGGTGGATGACTGCGAGCAGGACCTCGCCGGGCCGTGGAAGACCTTCGCCCGCATGCACACGCTGCGGACGCCCAAGCACCTGACCGGCCCCGACCACAACCTGCCGAACCTCTGCTTCCAAGCCTGGTACGAGGCACACCACGGCGAAGGCTCCTGGGAGGCCGTGGTCCGCATCCCCAAGGAGTTGTGGGCGGACTACCTCAACTGGTACCGCCGCACGCTCGCCATCCCCTACCGCTGCGGGACGCGCGCGGGCGCCATCGCATGGAGCGCGGAGGACGACTGCTTCACGGTGCCGCTCACGGACACGCGGCAGGGCACCACGGACCTCGTGCATGCGCGCAAGGTGGTCCTCGCCACCGGCATCGACGGTTCAGGCCGCTGGGAGGTGCCGTCCGTCGTGGCCGGCTTGCGGCGCGAGCTGTACGCACACACGCGCGACGCCATCGACTTCGAGGCGCTGCGCGGCAAGCGCGTGGGTGTGCTCGGCGCGGGGGCTTCCGCGTTCGACAATGCCTCGGTGGCGCTGGAGCAGGGCGCGGGCGAGGTCCACCTCTTCTACCGCCGCAAGTCGCTGCCCAACGTGAATCCATACCGCTGGGCCGAGTTCGTGGGCTTCCTCAAGCACCACGCGGACCTGCCAGACGCGGACCGCTGGCGCTTCATCCACCGCATCATCGAGATGGGGCAGCTTCCGCCCTCGGATACGTTCAGCCGCGCGCGGGCCTTCCCCCAGTTCCACCTGCATGGCGGAAGCCCCTGGCTCTCGGCGGAGGAGGTGGACGGCCAGGCGCGCATCTCCACGCCTCACGGACAGTTCACCTTCGACAAGCTCATCATCGGCAGCGGCACGGTGACGGACCTGTCGCTGCGCCCGGAGCTGGCGGGGCTGCATGGTGACATCGCGTTGTGGAAGGACCGCTACATGCCGCCCGAGGGCCAGGCGAACGCGGACCTGCTGCGCCACCCGTACCTGGGCGCGCACTTCGAGCTTCAGGAGAAGCACCCGGGGCAGGCGCCGTGGCTCCAGGGCATCTTCAACTTCACCTTCGGCTGCCTGCTGTCGCTGGGGTTTGGCGGGGCGAGCATCTCCGGCATGAAGTACGGCCTGCCTCGGCTCGTGTCCGGGGTGACGCGGCAGCTCTATCTTGACGACAGGGAAGCGTTCTTCGCGTCCCTGGCGGGTTACGACGAGAAGGAATTCGAGCCATGA
- a CDS encoding aldose 1-epimerase, producing the protein MNGPFPGIAGLDTYALVNGGCRVEVIPSRGAIVTRMCVDGDELLYVDEATVADPAKNVRGGIPVLFPIAGPLPGDTYSVEGRTYSLPQHGFARKLPWQVRQADASRLVVALSSSEETLRHFPWRFAARLSFSLVGTRLTLEFEVENQDTRPLPLHLGFHPYFRVPAAAKSQARVDTNATRAWDNWRGREVAFTGLDLTEEEVDLHLKDHSKPGTTLERGPGLKPIRLSWSPEYHVLVVWTQRGKDFVCVEPWTAAKGALATGEGLPSVQPGARASLVFHIEG; encoded by the coding sequence ATGAACGGCCCGTTCCCCGGCATCGCAGGCCTGGACACGTACGCGTTGGTGAACGGCGGCTGCCGCGTGGAGGTCATTCCTTCACGCGGTGCCATCGTCACCCGGATGTGCGTGGACGGTGACGAACTGCTGTACGTCGATGAGGCCACGGTCGCGGACCCGGCGAAGAACGTGCGCGGGGGCATCCCCGTGCTCTTTCCCATCGCCGGGCCGTTGCCGGGGGACACCTACTCCGTGGAAGGCCGGACGTACTCGCTGCCGCAGCACGGCTTCGCGAGGAAGCTGCCGTGGCAGGTGCGGCAGGCGGATGCGTCGCGGCTGGTGGTGGCGCTGTCCTCCAGCGAGGAGACGCTGCGCCACTTTCCGTGGCGGTTCGCGGCGCGGCTGAGCTTCTCGCTGGTGGGCACGCGATTGACGCTGGAGTTCGAGGTGGAAAACCAGGACACGCGGCCTCTGCCGCTGCACCTGGGGTTCCACCCGTACTTCCGTGTGCCGGCCGCGGCGAAGTCACAGGCACGCGTGGACACGAACGCCACGCGCGCGTGGGACAACTGGCGGGGTCGGGAGGTGGCCTTCACGGGGCTGGACCTCACCGAGGAGGAAGTGGACCTTCACTTGAAGGACCACTCGAAGCCGGGGACCACGTTGGAGCGGGGGCCCGGGCTCAAGCCCATCCGCCTGTCGTGGAGTCCAGAGTACCACGTGCTCGTCGTGTGGACGCAGCGTGGGAAGGACTTCGTCTGCGTGGAGCCGTGGACCGCCGCCAAGGGCGCGCTGGCGACGGGTGAAGGGCTGCCGTCCGTGCAGCCCGGCGCACGCGCTTCACTCGTGTTCCACATCGAGGGTTGA
- a CDS encoding LysR family transcriptional regulator, with amino-acid sequence MNPVHASAGLARLDLNLFRVFDVVLRERNLTRAAEVLFLSQSAVSHALARLREQLGEPLFVREGRGVAPTAFAERLAPEIRAALALFEQAVHHSRGFDPRRDVGHFTVAMNDLLEPSILPLLVARLREHAPEIRVSSVRLDRAKLERDLASGRLDLSIDVEQQTGADLKRAPLLKDSFCVVSRRRRKLDVAKYMAAQHVTVSSRRTGLAVEDLVLSRLGYQRDVVVRCQHYEAAFQLVADSDLLLTMPRRRAMDLHAQRGNHLLPMPLSFPPLELHVYWHRQADGDPRSRWLRSELLSLTE; translated from the coding sequence ATGAACCCTGTTCATGCCTCCGCTGGGCTGGCGCGGCTCGACCTCAACCTCTTCCGGGTGTTCGACGTGGTGCTCCGGGAGCGGAACCTGACCCGGGCGGCGGAGGTCCTGTTCCTCAGCCAGTCGGCCGTGAGTCACGCGCTGGCCCGCCTTCGTGAGCAACTGGGCGAGCCGCTGTTCGTCCGGGAGGGGAGGGGCGTGGCGCCCACGGCGTTCGCGGAGCGGCTGGCCCCGGAGATTCGCGCGGCGCTCGCCCTGTTCGAGCAGGCGGTTCATCACAGCCGTGGCTTCGACCCTCGCCGGGACGTGGGGCACTTCACGGTGGCGATGAACGACCTGCTGGAGCCGTCCATCCTTCCGCTGCTGGTGGCGCGGCTGCGGGAGCACGCTCCGGAGATTCGAGTCTCCAGCGTCCGTCTCGACAGGGCCAAGCTGGAGCGGGACCTCGCCTCTGGGAGACTGGACCTCTCCATCGACGTGGAGCAGCAGACGGGGGCGGACCTGAAGCGCGCGCCGCTGCTGAAGGATTCATTCTGCGTCGTGAGTCGCCGTCGGCGGAAGCTGGACGTGGCGAAGTACATGGCGGCCCAGCACGTCACCGTGTCGTCTCGTCGCACGGGGCTGGCCGTGGAAGACCTCGTGCTCAGCCGGCTGGGCTATCAGCGCGACGTCGTCGTTCGCTGCCAGCACTATGAGGCCGCGTTCCAACTCGTCGCGGACTCTGACTTGCTGCTGACGATGCCCCGTCGCCGCGCCATGGACCTGCACGCGCAGCGGGGCAATCACCTCTTGCCGATGCCGCTGTCGTTCCCTCCGCTGGAGCTGCATGTCTATTGGCACCGGCAGGCGGATGGTGACCCTCGGAGCCGGTGGTTGCGTAGCGAGTTGCTCTCGCTGACCGAGTAG
- the uraD gene encoding 2-oxo-4-hydroxy-4-carboxy-5-ureidoimidazoline decarboxylase produces the protein MSGGLTRLNSQLPSEARAELLRCCGSSRWVDGMVRSRPFRDEEHLFSESAWLWKQTGPDDWREAMTHHPRIGDVSQLRAKFASTASWSSQEQGGVQGADEAVLQGLADGNAEYERRFGFIFLVCATGKSAAEMLELLRERMDNAPDEELRIAAGEQAKITRIRLEKLLAP, from the coding sequence ATGAGCGGCGGACTGACACGACTCAACTCGCAGTTGCCGTCGGAGGCTCGCGCGGAGCTGCTGCGTTGCTGCGGCTCGTCGCGCTGGGTGGACGGCATGGTGCGCTCGCGGCCCTTCCGTGACGAGGAGCATCTGTTCTCGGAGTCCGCGTGGCTCTGGAAGCAGACGGGGCCGGACGACTGGCGCGAGGCGATGACGCACCATCCGCGCATTGGCGACGTGTCCCAGCTTCGCGCGAAGTTCGCGTCCACCGCGTCGTGGTCCTCGCAGGAGCAGGGCGGGGTGCAAGGCGCGGACGAGGCGGTGCTCCAGGGACTGGCGGACGGCAACGCCGAGTACGAGCGCCGCTTCGGCTTCATCTTCCTGGTGTGCGCCACGGGCAAGAGCGCGGCGGAGATGCTGGAGCTTTTGCGCGAGCGGATGGACAACGCGCCGGACGAGGAGCTGCGCATCGCGGCCGGTGAGCAGGCGAAAATCACCCGCATCCGACTGGAGAAGCTGCTGGCGCCATGA
- the alc gene encoding allantoicase — protein MHAPEEGKLRVAFTELIDLAAENVGGQALLASDEFFAGKENLLKPGRGIFIPGKFTENGKWMDGWESRRKRVPGHDWCILKLGMPGVIRGVDIDTNHFLGNFPEYASVDALAVEGEPTPEALAAATWTPILPQLKLQGGTRNLFPIASDQRWTHLRLNIFPDGGVARFRVHGEVRPDFERLSRADGTVDLAAAENGGTVMACNDAFFGPKDNLILPGRAANMGEGWETRRKRVLPGFDWIVVKLAVPGTVQRVEVDTAYFKGNFPDTCSIEGCSLREPVVDFANAHDIAWTELLPRTKLQADHRHYFESELAAKGPFTHVRLKIYPDGGVSRLRVHGRPA, from the coding sequence ATGCATGCACCCGAAGAGGGAAAGCTGCGCGTCGCCTTCACCGAGCTCATCGACCTGGCCGCGGAGAACGTGGGCGGCCAGGCGTTGCTCGCCAGTGATGAGTTCTTCGCGGGCAAGGAAAACCTGTTGAAGCCGGGACGAGGCATCTTCATCCCCGGCAAGTTCACGGAGAATGGCAAGTGGATGGACGGCTGGGAGTCGCGCCGCAAGCGCGTGCCCGGCCACGACTGGTGCATCCTCAAGCTGGGCATGCCCGGCGTCATTCGCGGCGTGGACATCGACACCAACCACTTCCTCGGCAACTTCCCCGAGTACGCCTCGGTGGACGCGCTGGCGGTGGAAGGCGAGCCCACGCCGGAGGCGCTCGCCGCGGCCACCTGGACGCCCATCCTCCCGCAGCTCAAGCTCCAGGGCGGCACGCGCAACCTGTTCCCCATCGCCAGCGACCAGCGCTGGACGCACCTGCGCCTCAACATCTTCCCGGACGGCGGTGTGGCTCGCTTCCGCGTGCACGGCGAGGTGCGGCCGGACTTCGAGCGCCTGTCGCGCGCGGACGGCACGGTGGACCTCGCGGCGGCGGAGAACGGCGGCACGGTGATGGCGTGCAACGACGCCTTCTTCGGTCCCAAGGACAACCTCATCCTCCCGGGCCGCGCGGCCAACATGGGCGAGGGCTGGGAGACACGGCGCAAGCGCGTGCTACCGGGCTTCGACTGGATCGTGGTGAAGCTGGCCGTCCCTGGCACCGTGCAGCGCGTGGAGGTGGACACCGCGTACTTCAAGGGCAACTTCCCGGACACGTGCTCCATCGAGGGCTGCTCCCTGCGCGAGCCGGTGGTGGACTTCGCCAACGCGCATGACATCGCGTGGACGGAGCTGCTGCCGCGCACGAAGCTTCAGGCGGACCACCGCCACTACTTCGAATCCGAGCTGGCGGCGAAGGGGCCCTTCACCCACGTGCGCCTGAAAATCTACCCCGACGGCGGCGTCAGCCGGCTGCGGGTCCACGGGCGGCCGGCATGA